In Acidianus brierleyi, one genomic interval encodes:
- a CDS encoding TldD/PmbA family protein — protein MDLENVIKRFDTYNYLEARFHKNDSLSIFLMDGQLLGVTKETYSGYSVRAYDKGILYFASSTTPENLELKKVESNGWEELGEEETTSGKYTVNQRKTFDSLPIDEKIKYLKDIYTRMKQLDIKSKLLNFNMYYVESTEDKRIMFKDGSIVEGNVPRIGIYYSLVMKYMDKTVTVWSDEYGGSGGLEWLDRWNIGEELENKIREVDNVLTKGKSPKEGKTDIVLSSMLAGIMAHESVGHPFEADRVLGREAAQAGMSYLRDLNTKKIGSEAVSVIDDPTLPNSNGFFQIDDEGIKARPKYLIKNGEVTELLQDRFSSPKYNTKSNGSARAMSYNREPIIRMSNTFFQPGNMTFDELLEDIKEGIYFKSYMEWNIDDMRLGERYVGLEAYEIKNGEIGDPLLFPVLEGKTTEFLPSIDAADNEIHFYAGLCGKGDPDQAVPVWLGGPDLRLRNVRVKVM, from the coding sequence ATGGACTTAGAAAATGTAATAAAAAGATTCGATACATATAACTACTTAGAAGCTAGGTTTCATAAAAATGACTCATTATCTATATTTCTAATGGATGGGCAACTATTAGGAGTAACTAAAGAAACTTATTCAGGATATTCAGTAAGAGCATACGATAAGGGCATTCTTTATTTTGCGTCCTCTACTACACCAGAAAATCTTGAATTGAAAAAAGTAGAAAGTAACGGGTGGGAAGAATTAGGAGAAGAAGAAACTACGTCAGGCAAGTATACTGTTAATCAAAGGAAGACCTTCGACTCATTACCTATAGATGAGAAAATAAAATATCTTAAAGATATTTACACTAGGATGAAACAACTTGATATCAAATCTAAATTATTAAATTTCAATATGTATTACGTAGAATCAACAGAAGATAAAAGAATAATGTTTAAAGACGGTTCTATAGTAGAAGGTAACGTACCTAGAATAGGAATATATTATTCTCTTGTTATGAAATACATGGATAAGACAGTAACAGTTTGGTCTGACGAATATGGTGGTAGTGGAGGATTAGAGTGGCTAGATCGTTGGAATATTGGAGAAGAACTAGAAAATAAAATAAGAGAAGTAGATAATGTATTAACTAAAGGGAAAAGTCCTAAGGAAGGAAAAACAGACATAGTGCTGAGTTCAATGTTAGCTGGTATAATGGCTCATGAGTCTGTAGGTCATCCATTTGAGGCTGATAGAGTTTTAGGAAGAGAAGCTGCACAAGCAGGAATGAGTTACTTAAGAGATTTAAATACAAAGAAAATAGGCAGTGAAGCTGTAAGTGTAATAGACGATCCTACATTGCCTAATAGTAATGGATTTTTCCAAATAGACGATGAAGGTATTAAGGCAAGACCTAAATATTTAATAAAGAACGGTGAAGTTACGGAATTATTGCAGGATAGATTTTCATCACCTAAATATAATACAAAAAGTAATGGTTCAGCCAGGGCAATGAGCTACAATAGAGAGCCTATAATAAGAATGTCTAACACTTTCTTCCAGCCTGGGAACATGACTTTTGATGAACTTTTAGAGGATATTAAAGAAGGAATATATTTCAAAAGTTACATGGAATGGAATATAGACGATATGAGATTAGGTGAACGATACGTGGGTCTAGAAGCATATGAAATAAAGAACGGTGAAATAGGCGATCCGTTACTTTTCCCTGTGTTAGAAGGGAAAACTACAGAATTCCTTCCATCAATAGATGCTGCAGATAATGAAATTCATTTTTACGCTGGGCTTTGCGGTAAAGGAGATCCTGATCAGGCAGTTCCAGTATGGTTAGGAGGACCAGATCTAAGATTAAGAAATGTTAGAGTGAAGGTGATGTAA
- a CDS encoding TldD/PmbA family protein, which yields MNDDLLALKEKIRGFEEFAIFKTKNENTVVKFVTGKVSTVQRLNDEVYYVLLKSNKKYIITTLRGNVEIDNFNNLIKIMDEPKLSPKISDNDREYRFIKLDDEIEKIREDPSNVISLVLSSEYPISGIINIRKVSISLLTSKGFNGNDTRNSIDGYFRAFNGDFSGQWAFASSKYSDSIIKDSVNTACEFASINKKIDIDDGKYDVVLSPLVFGNLMNYLAGMSSGLSIMMGESIFAKYKPGNKIANEKFTFSDVPKEDRPSALEFDQEATFTRNKKIIDHGVYNTPLLNNEIAEIMNLETTGNAGWISPTPWTLDVEQGTISKDSLLSGNVIMFNNNWYTRFQNYVEGNFSTVGRDAVVVYKNGNIEGVAGRLRIADSLNNIIGNIEELSKERYLVKWWDAPLPVLSPYVLIKDVKITKA from the coding sequence ATGAATGATGATCTATTAGCGTTAAAAGAAAAAATTAGAGGATTTGAGGAATTTGCAATTTTTAAAACTAAGAATGAGAACACTGTCGTAAAATTTGTAACTGGAAAAGTTTCTACTGTCCAAAGATTAAATGATGAGGTTTATTACGTCCTTTTAAAGAGCAATAAAAAATATATTATAACTACATTAAGAGGAAATGTGGAAATAGATAATTTCAATAATTTAATAAAAATAATGGACGAACCAAAGCTTTCACCAAAGATTTCTGATAATGATAGGGAATACAGGTTTATAAAATTAGATGATGAAATAGAAAAAATAAGAGAAGATCCTAGCAATGTGATCTCTCTGGTTCTAAGTTCAGAATACCCAATTTCTGGAATAATAAATATCAGAAAAGTATCAATTTCCTTATTAACATCAAAAGGATTTAACGGTAATGATACAAGAAATTCTATAGATGGATATTTTAGAGCGTTCAACGGAGATTTTTCAGGCCAATGGGCATTCGCTTCTTCCAAATATTCGGATTCTATAATAAAGGACAGCGTAAATACTGCATGTGAATTTGCTTCCATAAATAAGAAAATAGACATAGATGATGGAAAATACGACGTTGTGCTTTCTCCCTTAGTTTTTGGTAACCTCATGAATTATCTAGCAGGTATGTCTTCTGGATTATCCATAATGATGGGAGAATCCATATTTGCCAAATATAAGCCTGGAAATAAGATAGCAAACGAAAAATTTACTTTCTCAGACGTTCCTAAAGAAGATAGACCGTCTGCATTAGAATTTGATCAAGAGGCTACTTTTACTAGGAATAAAAAGATTATAGATCATGGAGTTTACAATACACCGTTACTTAATAACGAAATAGCTGAAATAATGAATCTTGAAACTACTGGAAATGCAGGTTGGATATCTCCAACTCCTTGGACATTAGATGTTGAACAAGGAACAATAAGTAAGGATTCATTACTATCTGGAAACGTTATAATGTTTAATAATAATTGGTATACTAGGTTCCAAAATTACGTCGAAGGAAACTTTTCTACTGTGGGTAGAGACGCAGTAGTCGTCTATAAGAACGGAAATATAGAAGGAGTAGCAGGAAGGTTAAGAATTGCAGACAGTCTTAATAATATAATAGGAAATATCGAAGAACTATCTAAGGAAAGGTACTTAGTAAAATGGTGGGACGCTCCTCTTCCTGTTCTTTCTCCATATGTACTAATAAAAGACGTAAAAATAACTAAAGCATAA
- a CDS encoding TQO small subunit DoxA domain-containing protein, translated as MDRIGLIAILLMILVTGVTFGLYQINYQGFTHLTNYSKIPAYVLTGTKLYSNGTLFLQIANTAGSDTYGGFVVLVQILYPNGSVLYEWGPSQLSHIPSSDIINEFPLHPVHSNKFALVVPLGQNATVILQAPFHIQPGKYIVRAYDVDGDYESYGIKFQVTVQVI; from the coding sequence ATGGATAGAATAGGTCTAATTGCAATATTATTAATGATTTTAGTTACAGGAGTAACTTTCGGACTTTATCAAATTAATTACCAAGGATTTACTCATTTAACTAACTATTCTAAAATCCCTGCATATGTTCTAACTGGTACAAAACTATATTCAAATGGAACTCTATTCTTACAAATAGCAAATACTGCAGGTTCTGATACATATGGCGGTTTCGTAGTTTTAGTGCAAATACTTTATCCTAATGGATCAGTATTATATGAATGGGGACCTTCACAGTTATCCCATATACCAAGTTCCGATATAATAAACGAGTTTCCACTTCATCCAGTACATTCTAATAAGTTTGCGTTAGTTGTACCGTTAGGACAAAATGCCACTGTAATACTACAAGCACCTTTCCATATACAACCGGGTAAATATATAGTAAGAGCGTATGATGTAGACGGAGATTACGAATCCTATGGAATAAAATTCCAAGTAACCGTTCAAGTAATTTAA
- a CDS encoding TQO small subunit DoxD, producing MAQSKVVDNTQKFLPILRITLGWMYFSAFLRRTVNVPTKLDPNSPAYVGGKLITFLPHAWPPVKGVLIYSLMHPAFLYYFLILFTSLEAIFGLFLMLGLLTRLSGLVIAGLAWGIGAAGGWLGSTCVDEWQIAATEGAAAFMFVFTGSRWLSIDQYLYKKYPDGIKIWKYKIPLW from the coding sequence ATGGCACAAAGTAAAGTTGTAGATAATACTCAGAAGTTTTTGCCCATTTTGAGAATAACGTTGGGTTGGATGTATTTCTCTGCATTTCTAAGAAGAACTGTCAACGTTCCAACTAAGCTTGATCCTAATTCGCCAGCATATGTAGGAGGGAAATTAATTACGTTCTTACCGCATGCATGGCCTCCTGTTAAGGGCGTTTTAATATACAGCTTAATGCATCCAGCGTTTCTTTACTACTTTTTAATTTTGTTCACAAGTTTAGAGGCGATTTTCGGTTTATTTCTAATGCTAGGACTTTTAACTAGATTATCTGGACTAGTAATAGCTGGATTAGCATGGGGTATAGGTGCAGCTGGAGGATGGTTAGGGTCAACTTGTGTTGATGAATGGCAAATAGCTGCTACCGAAGGAGCTGCTGCTTTCATGTTCGTATTTACAGGGAGTAGATGGTTATCTATTGATCAGTACCTATATAAGAAATATCCTGATGGGATAAAGATATGGAAATATAAAATTCCATTATGGTGA
- a CDS encoding APC family permease, with product MVGKSSHGIHTEISDLKRDVLHILDLIPLSTSSVAPTFSIAAAYGVMVSLAGSQAIMATFLTALPFLLTAFIFRQFNIHYPNAGASYHWGTKIIGRKFGSFQAWIITLAYFFSIPPIVVPAGEYTLALLYSLGLISYNVYSSQLYVAIMGIIWVIIATIPLILGAKPTARFTEAFLVIEIVILSLFLGFGLTHFKVVNPFSFNWFFDTKVNWSGVILAMIVASTIVDGWEIDSYSSEESKKPKQWPGLSGIIGLLSVLMIYGITMPLMTIETPLNLLSQSVDPLFTWAQGIIPSYSWLIDLAVLLSTASSLWLTAFILSRAWYAMARDNLLPSFFGWVHEGFGSPWMNIFIISGLNILLNVLMLLSPSVQSFFTMVLSAAGIFLAMEFFLDSISGIVFFWLKHRPMGKENSKEHIHWIYRIISILASVGLGLIIILGLYFSPQTIGQSFIYIFLGLISFSIVFVYLSRKIKVRDFI from the coding sequence ATGGTAGGAAAATCCAGCCATGGTATTCATACCGAGATATCAGATCTTAAAAGAGACGTGTTACATATTCTAGATTTAATACCTCTTTCAACTTCTTCCGTAGCTCCAACATTCAGTATTGCAGCAGCATACGGTGTAATGGTATCATTGGCAGGTTCTCAAGCTATAATGGCTACCTTTTTAACTGCTTTACCTTTTTTATTGACAGCATTCATTTTCAGACAATTCAATATTCATTACCCTAATGCAGGAGCATCGTATCATTGGGGAACTAAAATTATAGGAAGAAAATTCGGATCTTTTCAAGCATGGATAATAACTCTAGCCTACTTCTTCTCTATTCCACCCATAGTAGTTCCTGCAGGAGAATACACACTTGCTTTACTTTATTCTCTAGGATTAATATCATATAACGTATATTCAAGCCAATTATATGTGGCTATAATGGGAATAATATGGGTAATTATAGCAACGATTCCTCTTATACTAGGTGCAAAACCTACAGCCAGATTTACTGAGGCTTTCCTCGTGATAGAGATAGTTATTTTATCCCTTTTCCTCGGTTTTGGACTTACACACTTTAAGGTTGTAAATCCTTTCAGTTTTAACTGGTTTTTTGACACTAAGGTAAACTGGAGTGGAGTAATACTAGCAATGATAGTAGCTTCAACCATAGTAGATGGATGGGAAATAGATAGTTACTCTTCTGAAGAATCTAAAAAGCCTAAACAATGGCCAGGTTTAAGTGGAATAATAGGGTTGCTTAGTGTTCTTATGATATATGGAATAACTATGCCTTTAATGACGATAGAAACTCCATTGAACTTATTGTCGCAAAGTGTAGATCCACTATTTACGTGGGCTCAAGGTATAATTCCGTCATACTCCTGGTTAATAGATCTAGCAGTTCTGCTTTCAACCGCAAGCTCCCTTTGGTTAACTGCTTTTATATTAAGTAGAGCATGGTATGCTATGGCTAGAGATAATCTTTTACCTTCATTCTTTGGCTGGGTACATGAAGGATTTGGTAGCCCTTGGATGAATATATTCATCATTTCAGGGTTAAACATTCTTCTTAATGTTTTAATGTTACTTTCACCATCAGTTCAGTCTTTCTTCACAATGGTACTTAGTGCTGCAGGAATATTTTTAGCTATGGAGTTCTTTCTTGATAGTATATCAGGAATAGTATTTTTCTGGTTAAAACATAGACCTATGGGTAAAGAAAATTCTAAGGAACATATTCACTGGATATATAGAATAATATCTATTTTAGCATCAGTAGGTTTAGGATTAATAATAATTTTAGGGTTATATTTCAGCCCACAGACTATAGGACAATCATTTATCTATATTTTTTTGGGACTCATATCATTCTCTATAGTCTTTGTATATCTTTCTAGGAAAATAAAAGTAAGAGATTTTATCTAA